The following proteins are encoded in a genomic region of Nocardioides sp. cx-173:
- a CDS encoding GntR family transcriptional regulator, producing the protein MSTSPRDRTLIEGPLTKHAQLSDALAELAARELGPGAAIPSERDLMATYGVSRATVRKAIDGLVSDGLLRRVHGKGTFVSTPRLESRLHLASFSQDMRRRGLEPSTRLLSVELDEPPTEVVHALGLDGDGTAWRVDRVRLADGEPIALEHGWYPRALLPGLDRHDLGGSLYELFADVFDAPIDAAEQTLWGETADAATARRLDAPLNTPLLVFRRVSSSAGRPMEHVVSRYRGDRYQIHMSLGRDDLGQRRNTAERKKKR; encoded by the coding sequence GTGTCCACCAGTCCCCGTGACCGCACCCTCATCGAGGGACCGCTCACCAAGCACGCCCAGCTCAGCGACGCGCTCGCCGAGCTGGCCGCCCGAGAGCTGGGGCCGGGGGCCGCGATCCCCTCCGAGCGCGACCTCATGGCGACGTACGGCGTGTCCCGTGCGACGGTGCGCAAGGCCATCGACGGCCTGGTCTCCGACGGCCTGCTGCGGCGCGTGCACGGCAAGGGGACCTTCGTGTCCACGCCGCGGCTGGAGAGCCGGCTACACCTCGCGTCGTTCAGCCAGGACATGCGCCGCCGGGGGCTGGAGCCCTCCACCCGGCTGCTGTCGGTGGAGCTGGACGAGCCGCCGACCGAGGTCGTGCACGCGCTCGGGCTCGACGGCGACGGCACGGCGTGGCGGGTCGACCGGGTGCGTCTCGCCGACGGCGAGCCGATCGCGCTCGAGCACGGCTGGTACCCCCGCGCCCTGCTCCCCGGCCTGGACCGTCACGACCTCGGCGGCTCGCTCTACGAGCTGTTCGCCGACGTCTTCGACGCCCCCATCGACGCCGCCGAGCAGACGCTGTGGGGGGAGACCGCCGACGCGGCCACCGCGCGGCGCCTCGACGCACCGCTCAACACCCCTCTGCTCGTGTTCCGCCGCGTCTCGTCCAGCGCCGGGCGACCCATGGAGCACGTCGTGTCCCGCTACCGCGGCGACCGCTACCAGATCCACATGTCCCTGGGCCGTGACGACCTGGGCCAACGCCGCAACACCGCCGAGAGGAAGAAGAAGCGATGA
- a CDS encoding PTS sugar transporter subunit IIA, with translation MTQVLAPLAGRVVAMTDVPDPVFASEMVGPGVAIDPDPGEVTVVSPVAGRVVKVHPHAFVVLADDGVGVLVHLGIDTVRLEGRGFEVLVEQGSTVEAGAPMVRWDPAALTDAMSALVPVVAMDRPKGSVAAPADDARAVAGDLLFTVST, from the coding sequence GTGACCCAGGTGCTCGCGCCCCTGGCCGGGCGGGTCGTGGCGATGACCGACGTGCCCGACCCGGTGTTCGCCTCGGAGATGGTCGGCCCCGGCGTCGCGATCGACCCCGACCCGGGCGAGGTCACGGTCGTCTCGCCCGTGGCGGGCAGGGTGGTCAAGGTGCACCCGCACGCCTTCGTGGTCCTGGCCGACGACGGCGTCGGCGTCCTGGTCCACCTGGGCATCGACACGGTCCGGCTGGAGGGCCGCGGCTTCGAGGTGCTGGTCGAGCAGGGCAGCACCGTCGAGGCCGGCGCCCCGATGGTCCGGTGGGACCCGGCCGCGCTCACCGACGCGATGTCGGCGCTGGTGCCGGTCGTGGCGATGGACCGCCCCAAGGGCTCGGTCGCCGCGCCGGCGGACGACGCCCGCGCGGTCGCCGGCGACCTCCTCTTCACCGTCTCCACGTGA
- a CDS encoding HNH endonuclease, giving the protein MFDTLMRQLDETASVLVDCPRDLSDAQRIDLIRKIEELHCIGSAAQATTAADLDESQRAAQVDAGVRAERVGEGVAEQLALARRESPHKGSRLLGLAKVLAGEMPHTLGLMRQGRLNEWRATILARETACLSLEHRAEIDRRLCATGEAATMSDTALARAAKKLACELDPAAIVARARKAETERHVSIRPAPDTMCWVTALLPVTAGVGVYAALLAAAKAAVASGDERGKGQVMADTLVARVTGASAAETPRVEVKLVMTDRSLLGQADDAAHLAGYGPVPAPWARALVKDATAQARAFIRRLYVAPATGELVAMDSRARLAPQGLADLVATRDQDLCRTPWCGAPIAQTDHAHAFQAGGETSAANLQGLCQRCNLAKQAPGWFATPVVTQARHTIETTTPTGHRHRSRAPAQLVGR; this is encoded by the coding sequence ATGTTCGACACCCTCATGAGACAGCTCGACGAGACGGCCTCCGTCCTCGTCGACTGCCCGCGTGACCTCTCGGACGCTCAGCGCATCGACCTCATCCGCAAGATCGAGGAGCTGCACTGCATCGGCAGCGCGGCGCAGGCCACGACCGCGGCGGACCTCGACGAGTCCCAGCGCGCCGCCCAGGTCGACGCGGGGGTGCGTGCCGAGCGCGTCGGAGAGGGCGTCGCCGAGCAGCTCGCCCTGGCCCGGCGGGAGTCTCCCCACAAGGGCTCGCGCCTGCTCGGGCTGGCGAAGGTCCTGGCCGGCGAGATGCCGCACACTCTCGGCCTGATGCGGCAGGGCCGGCTCAACGAGTGGCGCGCCACCATCCTGGCCCGCGAGACCGCCTGCCTGTCGCTGGAGCACCGGGCCGAGATCGACCGCCGCCTCTGCGCCACCGGCGAGGCCGCGACCATGAGCGACACCGCCCTGGCACGGGCCGCCAAGAAGCTCGCCTGCGAGCTCGACCCCGCCGCGATCGTCGCCCGGGCCCGCAAGGCGGAGACCGAGCGCCACGTCAGCATCCGCCCCGCCCCGGACACGATGTGCTGGGTCACCGCCCTGCTCCCGGTCACGGCCGGTGTCGGTGTCTACGCCGCCCTCCTGGCCGCCGCCAAAGCCGCCGTGGCCAGCGGTGACGAGCGCGGCAAGGGCCAGGTCATGGCCGACACCCTCGTCGCACGCGTCACCGGCGCCTCCGCCGCGGAGACCCCGCGGGTCGAGGTGAAGCTCGTGATGACCGATCGGTCCCTGCTCGGCCAGGCCGACGACGCGGCGCACCTGGCCGGCTACGGCCCCGTGCCCGCCCCCTGGGCTCGCGCCCTCGTCAAGGACGCGACGGCACAGGCGCGGGCCTTCATCCGCCGCCTCTACGTCGCCCCCGCCACCGGCGAGCTGGTCGCCATGGACTCCCGCGCCCGCCTCGCCCCCCAGGGCCTGGCCGACCTCGTCGCCACCCGCGACCAGGACCTCTGCCGCACCCCCTGGTGCGGCGCCCCGATCGCCCAGACCGACCACGCCCACGCCTTCCAGGCCGGCGGCGAGACCTCCGCGGCCAACCTCCAGGGCCTCTGCCAGCGCTGCAACCTCGCCAAGCAAGCCCCCGGCTGGTTCGCCACCCCCGTCGTCACCCAAGCCCGCCACACGATCGAGACCACCACCCCCACCGGCCACCGACATCGCTCCCGCGCCCCGGCTCAGTTGGTCGGACGTTGA
- a CDS encoding PTS glucose/sucrose transporter subunit IIB gives MAPRGWPRSPRPTHTRDPTTEGAEMSSKAEQILAGLGGADNVVEIEPCITRLRTEVNDASLVDEKALKAAGAHGVMQSGTVVQVVVGPEADNLADDIEDLM, from the coding sequence ATCGCCCCCAGGGGCTGGCCAAGGTCACCTCGACCGACCCACACTCGTGACCCCACCACCGAAGGAGCAGAGATGAGCAGCAAGGCCGAGCAGATCCTCGCGGGCCTCGGCGGCGCCGACAACGTCGTCGAGATCGAGCCCTGCATCACCCGCCTGCGCACGGAGGTCAACGACGCCTCGCTCGTCGACGAGAAGGCGCTCAAGGCCGCGGGCGCGCACGGCGTCATGCAGTCCGGCACGGTGGTCCAGGTCGTCGTCGGCCCCGAGGCCGACAACCTCGCCGACGACATCGAGGACCTGATGTGA
- the nagA gene encoding N-acetylglucosamine-6-phosphate deacetylase, protein MLISAGRVVTPARVFAPGWVLVEGDRIADVGSGVPDRPADVDLPEATLVPGFVDGHAHGGGGASYDTGSREDAAAVTAAHLQHGTTTMMASLVTATPDRLLSSVAELAAAADEGVVAGIHLEGPWLSPRRAGAHDPALLTDPEPALLDALVEAGRGHLRMVTLAPELPGGLDAIRRLTAAGVVSAIGHTEATYDVARAALDAGASVGTHLFNAMRPLHHREPGPIAALLEHPDAYVELIADGVHVHPAALRLAAEAKPHLFVLVTDAMAAAAAADGDYRLGRMTVTVRDGVARLAEGGAIAGSTLTMAAAVQYAVQVAGLPIADVVRAATSTPVALLHLDRVGALRPGYRADLVVLDQDLAVQRVLHCGRWVT, encoded by the coding sequence ATGCTGATCTCGGCCGGACGGGTGGTCACCCCGGCGCGGGTCTTTGCGCCGGGGTGGGTGCTCGTCGAGGGCGACCGGATCGCCGACGTGGGATCCGGAGTGCCGGACCGCCCCGCCGACGTCGACCTGCCCGAGGCCACGCTCGTCCCCGGGTTCGTCGACGGGCACGCGCACGGCGGGGGTGGTGCCTCCTACGACACCGGCTCGCGGGAGGACGCCGCCGCCGTCACCGCCGCCCATCTCCAGCACGGCACCACGACGATGATGGCCAGCCTGGTGACGGCGACGCCGGATCGCCTCCTGTCCTCCGTCGCCGAGCTCGCGGCGGCCGCCGACGAGGGCGTCGTGGCCGGCATCCACCTCGAGGGCCCGTGGCTGAGCCCTCGGCGGGCCGGCGCCCACGACCCCGCGCTGCTGACCGACCCCGAGCCGGCCCTGTTGGACGCGCTGGTCGAGGCCGGGCGCGGCCACCTGCGGATGGTCACCCTCGCCCCGGAGCTGCCCGGCGGCCTGGACGCGATCCGCCGGCTCACGGCCGCGGGAGTCGTGTCGGCGATCGGCCACACCGAGGCGACATACGACGTGGCGCGGGCGGCGCTGGACGCGGGCGCGAGCGTCGGCACCCACCTGTTCAACGCCATGCGGCCGCTGCACCACCGCGAGCCCGGCCCGATCGCGGCGCTGCTGGAGCACCCCGACGCCTACGTCGAGCTCATCGCGGACGGCGTGCACGTCCATCCCGCCGCGCTGCGGCTGGCGGCCGAGGCCAAGCCGCACCTCTTCGTCCTGGTCACCGACGCGATGGCGGCCGCCGCCGCCGCCGACGGCGACTACCGGCTGGGGCGGATGACGGTCACCGTCCGTGACGGCGTCGCCCGACTCGCCGAGGGCGGCGCCATCGCCGGCTCGACGCTCACCATGGCCGCGGCCGTGCAGTACGCCGTCCAGGTCGCGGGGCTGCCCATCGCCGACGTGGTCCGCGCCGCCACCTCCACCCCCGTCGCCCTCCTGCACCTCGACCGCGTCGGCGCCCTGCGCCCCGGCTACCGCGCCGACCTCGTCGTCCTCGACCAGGACCTCGCCGTCCAGCGCGTCCTCCACTGCGGCCGCTGGGTGACCTGA
- a CDS encoding FRG domain-containing protein, which yields MSQVEPDEPPSGTDDDLKEQSTKAVDTALADAARRAAATPDVTSAIRAAIRRDIDGLGGLSGLAGFSSPAITNAVDTALADAAKRAVLSPDVTSAIAEAARRNVTGIGGLAGLSGFGSPAITNAVDNALADAAKRAVLSPDVTSAIAEAARRNVTGIGGLAGLSGFGSPAITNAVDNALADAAKRAVLSPNVTSAIAEAARRNVTGIGGLAGLSGFGSPAITNAVDNALADAAKRAVLSPNVTSAIAEAARRNVTGIGGLAGLSGFGSPAITNAVDNALADAAKRAVLSPEVSSTVSAAARRQANWAGALGPDPALRIALQRERVKPEIAVEPTAPTAPDAPDAHRAIPSEGTFSPEYSGPGSFFGAHEVVIESFAGLTSEVQALAAKNHDLRFVWRGQQDANWGLHSSLYRRLMAHRLVVDSPSPGEDSSIQRFPDEEAMLAAELGVLDEAVEWRMSETSALELFARLQHHGGPTRLLDVTRNPLIATWFAVEAGIADASDARLFALATGPVTEGAESPAGQPVISEVLAGSRYPFWTYGSAEERAAADWGTGSRRRIWIPPAYDARIAAQNAAFLLEGVPMLTRETLLFRSGTNGRHWSAVDVAASMSIYARPTHPHSRPRATNARLAPLFSFRITAKAKAEIREMLDRTYGYTAALLYPDIQGMSNRLRTRSDWLDPPTSLVADIDG from the coding sequence GTGTCTCAGGTTGAGCCGGATGAACCCCCGAGTGGGACCGACGATGACCTGAAGGAACAATCTACGAAAGCCGTCGATACGGCGCTCGCGGACGCCGCTCGTCGTGCGGCGGCAACTCCGGATGTCACGTCCGCTATTAGGGCTGCTATTCGGCGCGACATTGACGGACTCGGTGGCCTATCCGGCCTCGCGGGCTTCAGTAGCCCCGCCATCACGAACGCCGTCGATACCGCTCTCGCGGATGCTGCCAAGCGTGCCGTGCTTAGCCCCGACGTCACATCCGCGATCGCTGAGGCGGCCCGGCGTAACGTCACCGGGATCGGTGGCCTTGCGGGGCTGAGCGGCTTCGGTTCCCCAGCCATCACGAACGCCGTCGATAATGCTCTCGCGGATGCTGCCAAGCGTGCCGTGCTTAGCCCCGACGTCACATCCGCGATCGCTGAGGCGGCCCGGCGTAACGTCACCGGGATCGGTGGCCTTGCGGGGCTGAGCGGCTTCGGTTCCCCAGCCATCACGAACGCCGTCGATAATGCTCTCGCGGATGCTGCCAAGCGTGCCGTGCTTAGCCCCAACGTCACATCCGCGATCGCTGAGGCGGCCCGGCGTAACGTCACCGGGATCGGTGGCCTTGCGGGGCTGAGCGGCTTCGGTTCCCCAGCCATCACGAACGCCGTCGATAATGCCCTCGCGGATGCTGCCAAGCGTGCCGTGCTTAGCCCCAACGTCACATCCGCGATCGCTGAGGCGGCCCGGCGTAACGTCACCGGGATCGGTGGCCTTGCGGGGCTGAGCGGCTTCGGTTCCCCAGCCATCACGAACGCCGTCGATAATGCCCTCGCGGATGCTGCCAAGCGTGCCGTTCTCAGTCCCGAGGTCTCGTCGACGGTCAGCGCGGCCGCTCGGAGGCAAGCAAACTGGGCGGGAGCCCTCGGTCCTGATCCGGCGCTGAGGATTGCTCTCCAGCGCGAGCGTGTCAAGCCCGAAATTGCCGTCGAGCCGACCGCGCCGACCGCGCCGGACGCGCCGGACGCGCATCGAGCCATTCCATCGGAAGGTACGTTCTCGCCCGAGTATTCGGGCCCGGGCAGTTTCTTCGGTGCTCATGAGGTGGTGATCGAGTCGTTCGCCGGGCTGACCAGCGAGGTGCAGGCGCTGGCCGCCAAGAATCACGATTTACGTTTCGTATGGCGTGGACAGCAGGACGCCAATTGGGGTTTGCACAGCAGCCTGTACCGGCGACTCATGGCCCACCGACTCGTGGTGGACTCGCCCAGTCCCGGCGAGGACTCATCCATTCAGAGGTTCCCTGACGAGGAGGCCATGCTCGCTGCTGAGCTGGGAGTGCTCGACGAAGCGGTTGAGTGGCGGATGTCCGAGACTTCGGCGCTTGAACTCTTCGCTCGTCTGCAACACCACGGCGGGCCGACCCGGCTGCTCGATGTCACACGAAATCCGCTCATCGCCACGTGGTTCGCTGTCGAGGCTGGCATCGCCGACGCCTCTGATGCGCGTCTGTTTGCATTGGCAACCGGACCCGTGACTGAGGGAGCCGAGTCTCCCGCCGGCCAACCGGTGATCAGCGAGGTTCTCGCCGGTAGTCGCTATCCGTTTTGGACGTATGGCTCGGCGGAGGAACGTGCCGCAGCAGATTGGGGTACCGGGTCCAGGCGAAGGATCTGGATTCCCCCTGCCTATGACGCACGGATCGCGGCGCAGAACGCGGCCTTCCTGCTTGAGGGCGTGCCGATGTTGACCCGAGAGACCCTCCTGTTCCGATCGGGGACAAATGGGCGTCATTGGAGCGCGGTGGACGTCGCCGCATCGATGTCGATCTACGCGAGGCCAACGCATCCGCACAGTCGTCCGCGAGCGACGAACGCCAGACTGGCTCCGCTGTTCAGTTTCCGGATTACCGCAAAGGCGAAGGCGGAGATCAGGGAAATGCTCGACCGAACGTACGGCTACACGGCAGCGCTGCTATACCCGGACATCCAAGGAATGAGCAATCGACTCCGGACGCGATCCGACTGGCTCGACCCGCCCACCAGCTTGGTCGCTGACATAGATGGCTAG
- a CDS encoding OsmC family protein, translating into MDLSPFGVRATAGSLRAERGVVLAHAWTEEGVVAGPAANGAQVMHLSVALCVLNDTYREAERLGVRVDGIVVEADGGFDEEWRSTGVTYAVTLESPASEADLARLAAVVDEVAEIPRALRGGVPVGRFGR; encoded by the coding sequence ATGGACCTGTCACCGTTCGGTGTCCGCGCGACAGCAGGGAGCCTGCGTGCGGAACGTGGCGTGGTGCTCGCCCACGCCTGGACCGAGGAGGGCGTGGTGGCGGGCCCGGCGGCGAATGGCGCGCAGGTGATGCACCTGTCGGTGGCGCTGTGCGTCCTCAACGACACCTACCGTGAGGCCGAGCGGCTCGGGGTGCGGGTGGATGGGATCGTCGTCGAGGCCGACGGCGGGTTCGACGAGGAGTGGCGCTCGACGGGGGTTACCTACGCGGTGACGCTCGAGTCGCCGGCGTCGGAGGCGGACCTGGCGCGGCTGGCTGCGGTGGTCGACGAGGTGGCCGAGATCCCACGCGCGCTGCGCGGCGGCGTACCTGTCGGGCGGTTCGGCCGTTAG
- a CDS encoding SIS domain-containing protein encodes MSTQMAREIAEQPDAVRRTLAALRPQRDAVRSLLRGRRRVLFAARGSSDNAAIYGRYLLETQAGVAGGLVSPSVATHYRSRLDLSDCVVVSVSQSGATEEIVATQEWARSCGAATLAVTNVADSPLAGAADLSLVTQAGAEVAVPATKTYLTQLVAMAVLTASVLEDPGPLDAALDRVPGEIERLLDVPVDEAVAALRDTAYTVVSGRGLMMGTALETALKLEETCQRPVRGYSYADLRHGPIAVVTQGMTALLLAAPDGPLLEPLVDLADDLASRGARVVGIGGDAAFARACAVHVAGPDLTEAAAPLGAIVPGQRIVEGLARDLGLDPDRPQGLAKVTSTDPHS; translated from the coding sequence ATGAGCACACAGATGGCCCGGGAGATCGCCGAGCAGCCCGACGCCGTACGGCGCACGCTCGCCGCGCTGCGTCCCCAGCGCGACGCGGTCCGCTCGCTCCTGCGCGGCCGGCGCCGGGTCCTGTTCGCCGCCCGGGGATCCTCCGACAACGCCGCGATCTACGGCCGCTACCTGCTCGAGACCCAGGCCGGTGTCGCCGGCGGACTGGTCTCGCCCAGCGTCGCGACCCACTACCGGTCGCGGCTGGACCTGTCGGACTGCGTGGTGGTCAGCGTGTCCCAGTCGGGAGCGACCGAGGAGATCGTGGCGACCCAGGAGTGGGCCCGCTCCTGCGGCGCGGCCACCCTCGCCGTCACCAACGTCGCCGACTCCCCGCTGGCGGGCGCGGCCGACCTGTCCCTGGTGACGCAGGCGGGAGCCGAGGTCGCCGTGCCCGCCACGAAGACCTACCTCACCCAGCTGGTGGCGATGGCGGTGCTGACCGCCTCCGTGCTCGAGGATCCGGGACCGCTGGACGCCGCGCTGGACCGGGTCCCCGGCGAGATCGAGCGGCTGCTCGACGTCCCCGTCGACGAGGCGGTGGCGGCCCTGCGCGACACGGCGTACACGGTCGTGTCGGGGCGCGGGCTGATGATGGGCACCGCGCTCGAGACCGCGCTGAAGCTCGAGGAGACCTGCCAGCGCCCGGTGCGCGGCTACTCCTACGCCGACCTGCGGCACGGCCCGATCGCGGTGGTCACCCAGGGCATGACCGCCCTGCTGCTGGCCGCGCCGGACGGGCCGCTGCTCGAGCCGCTGGTCGACCTCGCCGACGACCTGGCCTCGCGCGGTGCCCGGGTCGTGGGCATCGGCGGCGACGCGGCCTTCGCGCGGGCGTGTGCCGTCCATGTCGCGGGCCCCGACCTCACCGAGGCCGCCGCACCGCTGGGCGCCATCGTGCCCGGCCAGCGCATCGTCGAGGGGCTGGCTCGCGACCTCGGCCTGGACCCCGATCGCCCCCAGGGGCTGGCCAAGGTCACCTCGACCGACCCACACTCGTGA
- a CDS encoding DUF6351 family protein gives MHRRLVALASALLLPLVAAPVLTPADAAPAPAPTTAVAHQDRSGTPLARAAQRRKLIVRVLSNRADLVSEGDARVAVTAAKGVRLRSIRVFVGRREVTKRFAVRPTGRYEGIVRGLRVGRNVVTARWRGHRARAVVTNHPAGGPLFSGPQLKHYRCQATARDAQCNQPATYSLLYRSTNPLAAALQPYDRTNPPNDVATTTTDRGVRVPFIVRREDGFQDRDRYTILTLWQPGKPWAPWRPQRQFNGKVLVTHGGGCGASYSPGTPPLEDYSGTIPAETPGFTQSYVTALGKGFSVISTALDNTGHNCNVAMNAESLVMAKERFVERYGTIRYTIGTGCSGGSIAQHTVANAYPGIYQGLITTCSYPDTLTAGAQFADYHLMRRYFEDPSRWGPGVAWLPTQMADVEGHLTHLNAVVADEGLFKSALNPEDECGGTTAPVAGDPATRYDSEINPGGVRCSVLDLMVNLIGPRPSSVWTPQEKRAGRGFGGIPFANAGIQYGLEALKAGRITTAQFLDLNEKLGGLDVDSQPIAGRTVGDPASVARAYRTGLVNLATNLDQVAMINFGGPDPGLAHDYAHAFWTEERLRRDQGHTDNRVMWFGAVPLIGDLGWANDALVQMDRWLSRVERDGRAVPLARKVVQDKPADLTDRCTNVPGVGEVPGAGDEVDCVLPESLQLRLSTPREMAGDDVHNDRLSCRLTPLERSAYGFLLVPLTDAEWARLQAVFPRGVCDYSRPGLGSQPAQTWLAYADARGRVVHGGRNLPSVPAASGEGWSSPSFRGLLHR, from the coding sequence ATGCACCGACGTCTCGTCGCCCTCGCCTCGGCGCTGCTGCTGCCCCTCGTGGCCGCGCCCGTGCTCACACCCGCCGACGCGGCGCCGGCCCCGGCGCCGACGACAGCCGTGGCGCACCAGGACCGGTCGGGTACGCCGCTCGCGCGCGCGGCGCAGCGCCGCAAGCTGATCGTGCGGGTGCTGTCCAACCGCGCCGACCTGGTCTCCGAGGGTGACGCGCGGGTGGCGGTCACGGCCGCCAAGGGGGTCCGGCTGCGCAGCATCCGGGTGTTCGTGGGCCGCCGCGAGGTCACGAAGCGCTTCGCCGTGCGCCCCACCGGCCGCTACGAGGGGATCGTGCGCGGGCTGCGGGTCGGCCGCAACGTCGTCACCGCGCGCTGGCGCGGCCACCGGGCGCGGGCGGTCGTCACCAACCACCCCGCGGGCGGACCGCTCTTCTCCGGGCCCCAGCTGAAGCACTACCGCTGTCAGGCGACCGCGCGCGACGCGCAGTGCAACCAGCCGGCGACGTACTCGCTGCTCTACCGGTCGACGAACCCCCTGGCCGCCGCGCTGCAGCCCTACGACCGGACGAACCCGCCGAACGACGTGGCGACGACGACCACCGACCGCGGCGTGCGGGTGCCGTTCATCGTCCGCCGCGAGGACGGCTTCCAGGACCGCGACCGCTACACGATCCTCACCCTGTGGCAGCCCGGGAAGCCGTGGGCGCCCTGGCGACCGCAACGGCAGTTCAACGGCAAGGTGCTGGTGACCCACGGCGGCGGCTGCGGGGCGTCGTACTCGCCCGGGACGCCGCCGCTGGAGGACTACTCCGGCACCATCCCCGCGGAGACCCCGGGCTTCACCCAGAGCTACGTGACCGCGCTCGGCAAGGGCTTCTCGGTCATCTCGACCGCGCTCGACAACACCGGCCACAACTGCAACGTGGCGATGAACGCCGAGTCCCTGGTGATGGCCAAGGAGCGCTTCGTCGAGCGCTACGGGACGATCCGCTACACGATCGGCACCGGCTGCTCCGGCGGCTCGATCGCCCAGCACACGGTGGCCAACGCCTACCCCGGCATCTACCAGGGTCTGATCACCACCTGCTCCTACCCGGACACGCTGACCGCGGGCGCGCAGTTCGCCGACTACCACCTGATGCGCCGCTACTTCGAGGACCCGAGCCGCTGGGGTCCGGGCGTGGCCTGGCTGCCCACCCAGATGGCCGACGTCGAGGGCCACCTCACGCATCTCAACGCCGTCGTCGCCGACGAGGGTCTCTTCAAGTCCGCGCTCAACCCCGAGGACGAGTGCGGCGGTACGACGGCGCCGGTGGCCGGCGACCCGGCGACGCGCTACGACTCCGAGATCAACCCGGGCGGCGTGCGCTGCTCGGTGCTCGACCTCATGGTCAACCTGATCGGCCCGCGCCCGTCGTCGGTGTGGACCCCGCAGGAGAAGCGGGCCGGGCGGGGCTTCGGGGGCATTCCGTTCGCGAACGCCGGGATCCAGTACGGGCTCGAGGCGCTGAAGGCGGGCCGGATCACGACCGCGCAGTTCCTCGACCTCAACGAGAAGCTCGGCGGGCTGGACGTCGACAGCCAGCCGATCGCCGGGCGCACCGTGGGCGACCCGGCGTCGGTGGCGCGCGCCTACCGCACCGGCCTGGTCAACCTCGCCACCAACCTCGACCAGGTCGCGATGATCAACTTCGGCGGCCCGGACCCGGGCCTCGCCCACGACTACGCGCACGCCTTCTGGACCGAGGAGCGGCTGCGGCGCGACCAGGGCCACACCGACAACCGGGTGATGTGGTTCGGCGCGGTCCCGCTCATCGGCGACCTCGGCTGGGCCAACGACGCGCTGGTGCAGATGGACCGGTGGCTCAGCCGGGTCGAGCGCGACGGGCGCGCCGTCCCGCTCGCCCGCAAGGTCGTCCAGGACAAGCCCGCCGACCTCACCGACCGGTGCACCAACGTGCCCGGCGTCGGCGAGGTGCCCGGCGCGGGCGACGAGGTCGACTGTGTGCTGCCGGAGTCCCTTCAGCTGCGGCTGAGCACACCGCGCGAGATGGCCGGCGACGACGTCCACAACGACCGGCTCTCGTGCCGGCTCACGCCGCTGGAGCGCAGCGCCTACGGCTTCCTCCTGGTGCCGCTGACCGACGCCGAGTGGGCCCGGCTGCAGGCGGTCTTCCCGCGCGGCGTCTGCGACTACTCCCGGCCGGGCCTGGGCTCCCAGCCCGCCCAGACCTGGCTCGCGTACGCCGACGCGCGAGGCCGGGTCGTCCACGGCGGCCGCAACCTCCCCAGCGTGCCCGCAGCCTCGGGCGAGGGCTGGTCGAGCCCGTCGTTCCGCGGCCTGCTCCACCGCTGA
- a CDS encoding HAD family hydrolase — protein MRPAALLLDLDGTLVDSEPLQRAAYASYFASRGWEVADLTVFTGRRASDVFAAEPGPWAGEDPRVLHEAVVAHFPEDSLPDEVPGARDLVLAAARAAVPVAIVTSAGAPWVARAVGALGVLEHVALVVTAADVTDGKPHPAGYLLAAERLGVSPADCLAAEDSPAGVRAAVSAGVGQVVGVTTTHDDAVLAAAGATEVLPDLRVLAARLRR, from the coding sequence GTGAGACCCGCGGCGCTGCTCCTCGACCTCGACGGGACGCTGGTGGACTCCGAGCCGCTGCAGCGCGCCGCCTACGCGTCGTACTTCGCCAGCCGGGGCTGGGAGGTCGCCGACCTCACGGTCTTCACCGGCCGTCGCGCGAGCGACGTCTTCGCCGCGGAGCCGGGGCCGTGGGCCGGCGAGGACCCGCGCGTGCTGCACGAGGCGGTCGTGGCCCACTTCCCCGAGGACTCGCTGCCCGACGAGGTGCCCGGCGCCCGAGACCTGGTGCTGGCCGCGGCACGCGCCGCGGTGCCGGTCGCGATCGTGACCTCGGCGGGGGCGCCGTGGGTGGCCCGGGCGGTGGGAGCGCTCGGCGTCCTCGAGCACGTCGCTCTCGTGGTCACCGCCGCCGACGTGACCGACGGCAAGCCCCATCCCGCGGGCTACCTGCTCGCGGCCGAGCGACTGGGGGTCTCCCCCGCCGACTGCCTGGCCGCCGAGGACTCGCCCGCCGGCGTACGCGCGGCGGTCTCGGCCGGCGTCGGTCAGGTCGTCGGCGTCACCACGACCCACGACGACGCCGTCCTGGCCGCCGCCGGCGCCACCGAGGTCCTCCCCGACCTCCGCGTGCTCGCGGCCCGGCTGCGCCGGTGA